The window CGTACCGGTTCGCGGTCGGCGGGTACCCGGTGCTCTCCGGAGGGCAGCCGCTGCCCGGACTGGACAACAACACCTCCGCGGTGCGCAGCGCCGTGGGCATCGGGGGCGGCGGGAAGCAGGTGCTGCTGTTCTCGCTGGACGGCGGATCGGCGTACCGCGGTCTGACCATCGCCGAAATCGCCGACACCATGCGGAGGTTGGGTTCGGCCGACGCCTTCAGCCTGGACGGCGGCGGATCCTCGACCCTGGTCGCCCGGGCTCCGGGGGCCTCGGCGGTCACGGTCCGCAACCATCCCTCGGGCGGCGTGGAACGGCCCGTCCCGAACGGCATCGGGGTCTTCACGACCCCCTGACGTCGTACCGGGGCGGCCTCACGGTCTCAGACTGCTGACGATGTCGGCGGTGGCCGTGAGGCCGCTCTGGATGGTGGGCGCGATGCTCGTGCTGGCCATGTAGAAGCCGAGCAGCGCGCACACCAACGCGTGGGAGATCTTCAGCCCGCCGTTGCGCAGGAAGATCACCGCAAGGATCAGGAGCAGCAGCACCACAGAGATGGAAATCGCCATCGTCAACCTCCTCCGCCACGCCGTCACGTCCGGTTCACGGCGTTCGGCCGCAAGTGTGGCGTAGCGGAGGGTTCGTCCGGGCGGCTGACCTGTCCGCCGAACGTGTGGTGTCACATGCGGTCGTTCGCCTCCAGGAAGGCCTGCAGGCCCGCGAGGTCGTCGGTGTTGAGGTGGTCGACGTCGGCGGCGACGAGTTCGGTCCACAGCGCGTCGCGCTCCGGGCCGGGGAGATCCGGGGTGGCCCAGAAGCGCACCCGCTGCCCGCGGGAGTGCGCCGCCTGCATGATCGTCGTCAGCCTCTGCCGCTCGGCGTCGGGGAAGGCGCCGATGCCCCGCCAGGTGAAGTGGTTCGTCCAGTTGTCGCTGATCAGCGGGATGAACGAGGCGGGGGCCGCGCTGCCGAGGTCGGCGAGCCGGCCGTCGTAGAAGGCGCGGCGCACGCTCTGCGCCTCCATCGGCACGCGGGCGGCGCGGTCGCCGGAGATCACGGCGGTCACCGGTCCGGGCAGGACGCGGCCGTGGGCGTAGGTGGTGAACAGGTGCTTGTAGCGCTTGAGGTGCCGGTCGAGTTCGAGGTACGTCGAGGAGCCCTCGGTCTTGATGTCGATGAGGAGCTGGAGCGGCCTGCGGTAACCGCGGTACACGGAGCC of the Streptomyces sp. NBC_00287 genome contains:
- a CDS encoding phosphatidylinositol-specific phospholipase C/glycerophosphodiester phosphodiesterase family protein encodes the protein MALITRRRALTTVGAALAGVLAPPVGSAFATENKHRPRPLWRAHAHNDYEHPRPLLDALDHRFGSLEADIFLVGDQLLVAHDPEDLDPARTLESLYLDPLAARVKANHGSVYRGYRRPLQLLIDIKTEGSSTYLELDRHLKRYKHLFTTYAHGRVLPGPVTAVISGDRAARVPMEAQSVRRAFYDGRLADLGSAAPASFIPLISDNWTNHFTWRGIGAFPDAERQRLTTIMQAAHSRGQRVRFWATPDLPGPERDALWTELVAADVDHLNTDDLAGLQAFLEANDRM